A stretch of the Streptomyces ortus genome encodes the following:
- a CDS encoding peptidoglycan DD-metalloendopeptidase family protein, with the protein MRSRRRRRPPLVTALSCALAVLMAVPTAATGHTDTDSGGGAGAEVVRLYEEASVATQRYEAGRREAEEQRSRARRLERLLDRERRDTAALDGDLGRIARAQYRSGGGLPYTARLLLADSPEELMRGQRAVRQADLAVDHAVTKSRRARNRLAADESKAASAWQALERRNEELAGIKRGIERKLTEAQGTLQGQADASAAAGACRGPVRLDQPDTDFTQPWIPPVETYGLSAGFGSGGERWASRHTGQDFAVDIGTPVRSVGRGRVVKVSCGGPFGIEVVVRHAGGYYTQYAHLAAVTVEQGERVSTGQWVGQSGTTGNSTGPHLHFEVRLTPQPGSGVDPREWLAERDVRL; encoded by the coding sequence ATGCGCTCACGCCGACGTCGCCGTCCCCCGCTCGTCACGGCGCTCTCGTGCGCGCTGGCCGTCCTGATGGCGGTGCCCACGGCGGCCACCGGGCACACCGACACCGACAGCGGCGGCGGGGCCGGCGCCGAGGTCGTGCGGCTGTACGAGGAGGCGTCAGTGGCGACGCAGCGGTACGAGGCGGGGCGCCGCGAGGCCGAGGAACAGCGGAGCCGGGCCAGGCGGCTGGAACGGCTTCTCGACCGGGAGCGGCGGGACACCGCGGCGCTGGACGGGGACCTCGGCCGCATCGCGCGTGCCCAGTACCGCAGCGGCGGCGGGCTCCCGTACACCGCCCGGCTGCTGCTGGCGGACAGCCCCGAGGAGCTGATGCGCGGTCAGCGAGCCGTCCGGCAGGCGGATCTGGCGGTCGACCACGCCGTCACCAAGAGCCGCCGGGCCCGGAACAGGCTCGCGGCCGACGAATCGAAGGCGGCCTCCGCCTGGCAGGCGCTGGAGCGGCGCAACGAAGAACTCGCCGGGATCAAGCGCGGCATCGAGCGGAAGCTGACGGAGGCCCAGGGCACACTCCAGGGCCAGGCGGACGCCTCGGCCGCCGCCGGTGCGTGCCGGGGGCCCGTCCGGCTCGACCAGCCGGACACGGACTTCACCCAGCCGTGGATCCCCCCGGTGGAGACGTACGGGCTCTCCGCGGGGTTCGGCAGCGGCGGTGAACGCTGGGCGAGCCGGCACACCGGTCAGGACTTCGCGGTGGACATCGGTACACCGGTGCGTTCGGTGGGCCGGGGACGGGTGGTCAAGGTGTCGTGCGGCGGCCCGTTCGGCATCGAGGTCGTGGTGCGGCACGCGGGCGGCTACTACACGCAGTACGCCCATCTGGCGGCCGTCACCGTCGAGCAGGGAGAGCGGGTGTCCACCGGTCAGTGGGTCGGCCAGTCGGGCACGACCGGCAACTCGACCGGCCCGCATCTGCACTTCGAGGTACGCCTGACGCCGCAGCCGGGCTCGGGAGTCGATCCGCGCGAGTGGCTCGCCGAGCGGGACGTCCGGCTGTAA
- the cydD gene encoding thiol reductant ABC exporter subunit CydD — translation MKPIDPRLLRYARATRLFLMAVVGLGVVGAGLVVAQAMLIAEVVVGAFQHGLSTAELRTPLLLLAAVAIGRALISWLTELAAHRASAAVKSELRGRLLERAGALGPEWLSGQRTGSLIALATRGVDALDDYFSRYLPQLGLAVVVPVAVLARIVTEDWVSAAIIVGTLPLIPIFMMLIGWVTQSQMDRQWRLLSRLSGHFLDVVAGLPTLKVFGRAKAQAESIRRITGEYRQATMRTLRIAFISSFALELLATISVALVAVTIGMRLVHGEMALYDGLVVLILAPEAYLPLRQVGAQYHAAAEGLSAAEEIFSVLETPVRESGSGVVPAAGELCFEGVTVRYPERSSDAVSHVSFAVRPGETVALVGPSGVGKTTLLNVLLGFVRPTEGRVEVGGVDLAEADLEEWRSHLAWVPQRPHLFAGSVAENVRLARPEADDSAVRAALADAGALEFVDALPDGARTLLGEDGAGLSAGQRQRLALARAFLADRPVLLLDEPTASLDGATEAEVVEAVRRLAVGRTVLLVVHRPALLGVADRVVRLEPAASADRAAAAPGDARPGRSDTVASVPTAGNEKAAPLPQKRGDVLARVRAMAGPRRGRLALALLLGSLALGSAVGLMATSGWLISRASQQPPVLHLMVAVTATRAFGIGRAVFRYAERLVSHEAVLRMLADTRVAVYRRLERLAPAGLRTTRRGDLLSRLVSDVDALQDYWLRWLLPAAAAAVVSAGAVGFTAWLLPEAGAVLAVGLLAAGVGVPLVTGAVARRAERRLAPARGVLATRVADLLTGTAELTVAGALPARTAEARKADADLTRITSRAATATALGDGLTALISGLTVTAAAFVAAQAVVDGRLAGVAAAVVVLTPLAAFEAVLGLPLAAQYRQRVRKSAERVYEVLDAPDPVREPERPAEAPASPFPVVVKGLAARYAGQERDAVAGVDLVLERGRRTAVVGPSGSGKTTLAQVLLRFLDPHGGTYTLGGVDAYGMDGDDVRRLVGLCAQDAHLFDSSVRENLLLARKDATDSALRDVLGRVRLLDWADGLPDGIDTLIGEHGARLSGGQRQRLALARALLADFPVLVLDEPAEHLDLATADALTADLLAATEGRTTLMITHRLAGLEAVDEVIVMAGGQVVQRGAYDELVRAAGPLREMSERERRTEMPAFAR, via the coding sequence TCGCGCTCGCCACGCGCGGAGTGGACGCGCTCGACGACTACTTCTCGCGCTATCTGCCGCAGTTGGGGCTCGCGGTGGTCGTGCCCGTCGCCGTACTGGCGCGGATCGTCACCGAGGACTGGGTGTCGGCGGCGATCATCGTCGGCACGCTTCCGCTCATCCCGATCTTCATGATGCTCATCGGCTGGGTCACGCAGTCCCAGATGGACCGGCAGTGGCGGCTGCTGTCCCGGCTCTCGGGCCACTTCCTGGACGTCGTCGCGGGGCTGCCCACCCTCAAGGTCTTCGGACGGGCCAAGGCGCAGGCGGAGTCCATCCGGCGGATCACCGGGGAGTACCGGCAGGCGACCATGCGGACCCTGCGGATCGCCTTCATCTCGTCCTTCGCGCTGGAACTGCTCGCCACGATCTCGGTCGCCCTGGTCGCGGTGACCATCGGAATGCGCCTCGTCCACGGCGAGATGGCGCTGTACGACGGACTGGTCGTCCTGATCCTCGCCCCCGAGGCCTATCTGCCGCTGCGCCAGGTCGGGGCGCAGTACCACGCGGCGGCGGAGGGGCTGTCGGCCGCCGAGGAGATCTTCTCGGTCCTGGAGACGCCGGTACGGGAGTCCGGGTCCGGTGTCGTGCCCGCCGCCGGGGAGCTGTGCTTCGAGGGAGTGACGGTCCGCTATCCCGAGCGGTCGTCCGACGCGGTGTCCCACGTGTCCTTCGCGGTCCGGCCCGGAGAGACGGTGGCGCTCGTCGGCCCCAGCGGAGTGGGCAAGACGACTCTGCTCAACGTGCTGCTGGGCTTCGTCCGGCCCACGGAGGGGCGGGTCGAGGTCGGGGGAGTCGACCTCGCGGAAGCCGACCTGGAGGAATGGCGTTCGCACCTCGCCTGGGTGCCGCAGCGGCCCCATCTGTTCGCCGGGTCCGTCGCCGAGAACGTACGGCTGGCGCGGCCGGAGGCGGACGACTCCGCGGTGCGGGCGGCACTGGCCGACGCCGGGGCCCTGGAGTTCGTGGACGCGCTCCCCGACGGTGCGCGCACGCTCCTCGGCGAGGACGGTGCCGGACTCTCCGCCGGGCAGCGCCAACGGCTCGCCCTGGCCCGGGCGTTCCTCGCCGACCGGCCGGTGCTGCTGCTGGACGAGCCGACCGCCTCGCTCGACGGGGCGACCGAGGCCGAGGTGGTGGAGGCGGTCCGGCGCCTCGCCGTCGGACGGACCGTCCTTCTGGTCGTCCACCGGCCGGCCCTGCTCGGCGTGGCCGACCGCGTGGTGCGCCTGGAACCGGCGGCTTCGGCGGACCGGGCCGCCGCGGCGCCCGGCGATGCGCGGCCGGGTCGCTCCGACACGGTGGCGTCCGTGCCCACGGCGGGCAACGAGAAGGCGGCCCCGCTTCCCCAGAAGCGTGGTGACGTGCTCGCGCGTGTCCGTGCCATGGCCGGGCCGCGCCGGGGACGGCTCGCGCTGGCCCTCCTGCTCGGCAGTCTCGCGCTCGGAAGCGCCGTCGGCCTCATGGCCACCTCGGGCTGGCTGATCTCCCGGGCCTCACAGCAGCCGCCCGTGCTCCATCTGATGGTCGCCGTGACGGCCACACGGGCCTTCGGGATCGGACGGGCCGTCTTCCGGTACGCCGAGCGGCTGGTGTCGCACGAGGCGGTGCTGCGGATGCTCGCCGACACCAGGGTCGCCGTGTACCGGCGCCTCGAACGGCTGGCGCCTGCGGGGCTGCGCACCACCCGGCGCGGCGATCTGCTCTCCCGGCTCGTCAGCGATGTCGACGCGCTGCAGGACTACTGGCTGCGCTGGCTGCTGCCCGCCGCCGCGGCGGCCGTCGTGTCCGCCGGTGCGGTCGGGTTCACGGCCTGGCTGCTCCCCGAGGCGGGTGCCGTTCTCGCCGTCGGGCTGCTGGCCGCGGGCGTGGGCGTTCCGCTGGTGACCGGCGCCGTCGCGCGTCGCGCCGAGCGCCGGCTGGCACCGGCACGCGGCGTACTGGCGACCCGGGTGGCCGATCTCCTCACGGGAACGGCCGAGTTGACCGTCGCGGGCGCGCTGCCCGCCCGTACCGCCGAGGCACGGAAGGCCGACGCGGACCTCACGCGCATCACCTCGCGCGCCGCCACCGCCACCGCGCTCGGCGACGGACTGACCGCGCTGATCTCCGGCCTCACCGTCACGGCGGCGGCGTTCGTGGCCGCCCAGGCGGTCGTCGACGGACGACTCGCCGGGGTGGCGGCGGCCGTTGTCGTCCTCACCCCCCTGGCCGCCTTCGAGGCCGTCCTGGGACTGCCCCTGGCCGCCCAGTACCGGCAGCGGGTGCGCAAGAGCGCGGAGCGCGTGTACGAGGTCCTGGACGCGCCCGACCCCGTACGGGAACCGGAGCGGCCCGCGGAGGCGCCCGCGTCGCCGTTCCCGGTCGTGGTGAAGGGGCTGGCCGCCCGATACGCGGGACAGGAGCGGGACGCGGTCGCCGGGGTGGACCTGGTGCTCGAACGCGGGCGCCGGACCGCCGTCGTCGGGCCGTCAGGATCCGGCAAGACGACGCTGGCCCAGGTGCTGCTGCGCTTCCTGGACCCGCACGGGGGGACGTACACGCTGGGGGGCGTGGACGCGTACGGCATGGACGGTGACGATGTGCGGCGGCTGGTCGGACTCTGTGCGCAGGACGCGCATCTCTTCGACAGCTCGGTGCGCGAGAATCTGCTGCTCGCACGGAAGGACGCGACGGACTCCGCGCTGCGGGACGTGCTGGGACGGGTGCGGCTGCTCGACTGGGCCGACGGCCTGCCCGACGGCATCGACACGCTGATCGGGGAGCACGGGGCCCGGTTGTCCGGCGGGCAGCGGCAGCGGCTGGCGCTCGCCCGCGCGTTGCTCGCGGACTTTCCCGTGCTGGTGCTCGACGAGCCCGCCGAGCATCTCGACCTGGCCACCGCAGACGCCCTCACCGCCGATCTGCTGGCCGCGACCGAGGGGCGTACGACGCTGATGATCACGCACCGGCTGGCGGGCCTCGAAGCGGTGGACGAGGTGATCGTCATGGCCGGCGGGCAGGTGGTGCAGCGGGGCGCGTACGACGAGTTGGTGCGTGCGGCGGGGCCGTTGCGGGAGATGTCCGAGCGGGAACGCCGCACGGAGATGCCGGCCTTCGCACGGTGA
- a CDS encoding sensor histidine kinase, whose amino-acid sequence MSVEPGPGGVPNPADVPRLLEAMRAVGSGLRLRSTLERICETAAELADARYAAVGLTAECGDGLAERVGEDIDGQAVRWIGRLPDGYEETAGAGGTCPPPEAGFLAVPVRVQGESVGTFHLAEKRDGGPFGEHDLDMVRVLAREAGIAVGNARLYGAARRRERWIDGSVAVTTALLSGGDADEALQVVAEQARRLSDSMAGLVLLPAAAGGLEIVAVASESPSRALGLVVPAENAVAGRILAGKAVFVEDAASDPRMSADLSRGYGPTLLLPLRSGGRVLGSLVMARAAGARPFTDAERTLATQFASQAALALMMAEAQRDREQLAVYEDRDRIARDLHDLVIQRLFATGMLLESAQRRSVLPEVRQGVGKAVDELDVTIQEIRTAIFALQQGPAEFPTGLRARVLREINMAAVPLGFKPSHRFVGSVDTVVGELTAKNLVAALREALSNAFRHAGASRIDVTVDATVRLPGDGTGVRLTVTDDGVGIPDGGRRSGLKNLKRRAESLGGDSWYGPGSGKDAGGTSVVWEAPY is encoded by the coding sequence ATGTCAGTCGAGCCGGGCCCCGGTGGCGTCCCGAATCCAGCCGACGTACCGCGGCTGCTGGAAGCGATGCGGGCGGTCGGAAGCGGTCTGCGGCTGCGGTCCACCCTGGAGCGGATCTGCGAGACCGCGGCGGAGCTGGCGGACGCGCGGTACGCGGCGGTCGGGCTCACGGCGGAGTGCGGGGACGGCCTCGCCGAGCGCGTGGGCGAGGACATCGACGGACAGGCGGTCCGATGGATCGGGCGGCTGCCGGACGGGTACGAGGAGACCGCCGGGGCCGGGGGGACCTGCCCTCCGCCCGAGGCCGGCTTCCTGGCCGTGCCCGTCCGCGTCCAGGGCGAGAGCGTGGGCACCTTCCACCTCGCCGAGAAGCGCGACGGCGGCCCGTTCGGCGAGCACGACCTCGACATGGTGCGCGTACTGGCGCGCGAGGCGGGCATCGCGGTGGGGAACGCGCGCCTGTACGGGGCCGCCAGACGGCGCGAGCGCTGGATCGACGGATCCGTGGCCGTCACCACCGCGCTGCTCTCCGGAGGAGACGCCGACGAAGCCCTCCAGGTGGTCGCCGAACAGGCCCGTCGGCTCTCCGACTCGATGGCCGGGCTCGTGCTCCTGCCCGCGGCGGCGGGCGGACTGGAGATCGTCGCCGTCGCCTCCGAGAGCCCGTCGAGGGCACTGGGCCTCGTCGTGCCGGCCGAGAACGCGGTGGCGGGCCGGATCCTCGCGGGGAAGGCCGTGTTCGTCGAGGACGCGGCCTCGGATCCGCGGATGTCCGCCGACCTCTCGCGGGGTTACGGGCCGACGCTGCTCCTTCCGCTGCGGAGCGGCGGCCGGGTCCTGGGGAGCCTCGTCATGGCACGCGCGGCGGGCGCCCGCCCGTTCACGGATGCCGAGCGCACCCTGGCGACGCAGTTCGCCTCCCAGGCCGCGCTCGCGCTGATGATGGCCGAGGCACAGCGGGACCGGGAACAGCTCGCGGTCTATGAGGACCGTGACCGGATCGCCCGTGACCTGCACGATCTCGTCATCCAGCGGTTGTTCGCCACCGGGATGCTGCTGGAGAGCGCTCAGCGGCGGTCCGTGCTGCCCGAGGTGCGGCAGGGCGTCGGCAAGGCGGTCGACGAACTCGATGTCACCATCCAGGAGATCCGTACGGCCATCTTCGCGCTCCAGCAGGGACCCGCGGAGTTTCCGACCGGGCTGCGGGCGCGCGTACTGCGGGAGATCAACATGGCTGCCGTACCGCTCGGCTTCAAGCCGTCGCACCGCTTCGTCGGATCGGTGGACACGGTGGTCGGCGAGCTCACGGCCAAGAACCTCGTCGCGGCCCTGCGCGAAGCCCTGTCCAACGCCTTCCGGCACGCGGGAGCGTCCCGGATCGACGTCACCGTGGACGCGACGGTACGGCTTCCGGGTGACGGGACCGGCGTACGTCTGACGGTCACGGACGACGGCGTCGGCATCCCCGACGGCGGCCGGCGCAGCGGGCTGAAGAACCTCAAGCGGCGCGCGGAGTCGCTGGGCGGGGACAGCTGGTACGGCCCGGGGTCCGGGAAGGACGCGGGCGGCACGTCGGTGGTCTGGGAGGCGCCGTACTGA